One Gossypium arboreum isolate Shixiya-1 chromosome 13, ASM2569848v2, whole genome shotgun sequence genomic window, TGAATCACGTCCGGTTTAAATCCATATAAAAggtgaaattgtattttttttcAATGGTTTTACAAACATTAAATTTGATATATTGATTATTAGGGATTatataaaatctttaaaaattataaaaataataagtattTATGAAAGAAgcaatatttttaagtttttataacATTTAGGCTTCCTTTTGATCCACGTTCAGTCTCTATGCAGTGAGATTTATATGAAAAATTACTCAATCGCAACCCAATATTACATTTGGATGACAAGCCTGCATTGCAGTGAAAGAGGTGTAATCACACCACACCCTAAAAATCTCACTGGTCTATTTTTAcctagttaaaattttaaaattgtgtttgtagCATTTTGTCCTTTttgtcctttctaataaattccataaaacaacttaaaataaaacaaagaaatcataataaaatttataatataaaagtaaataattttaaatataaacctaaAATAAAATATCTAACTATATAAATAAAGTAATACTAAATTGAACAATTATAGCTAAATATATAATTAGCTtcgaaatattaaataaaataataaatatttgatttctttctcaaattttaattattttttagttaaattattaGTAGACATTAATTTTAGTTATTTACTTGAAATAATTAAAGTCttagtattttatttttcatctttgAGAACTAaaactagattttaagtgccaactagattttaaatatatttgttaatacatacttcatcctggttaaattatgattttgaatgaaaattgttttatttgtaaagttctttctctctttttacaaacaaaagtgactattttgtagTTTATCCTtattataaaagaatatttaacaataaaattaaaaataattatcattttatctaataaataatttcaattgattatataattcattaaaatatttataataaaatattggaagatacattttaatattgtattaaatgaatttataaattcacacattttaataattttataaaaataaaataatttaaaaacttctattatatatcaattcTAATCGATGTCCTtaatattcatttttattttcaccCCACcactacagtatctaatctcatcGCCACCGCTGTTTTTAACCTCACCGAAGATAAACACACCGCCCATCCAAATTAAGCCTTAATAAGTTatatattttttacaaattttcaaaaaaaaattataatattttagtaacttttaataatatttaaaacttcttaataaAAATTACTGCTGATTCTTTGTTTTCCAACACATGTTACCCTGCATCGTACTTAAATCATTCTTATTAACGTGTATTGATCATCTCTCCTCACTCAAAACCATTACTCATCACTCACCTTAAACCACCAAATACTAAATCAATTATTTCTCGGGTCCTTTATTCAACATCTCATTAAAGTCTACAACTTTTATAcgtataataaatttttataactttttattaatttttatatattcttttatcattttaatttttgatataattttctatcatttctaatttctttataatattttattaatatttcattttctcataacatattaataatattttataatatttaatagttttatatttttaaaaattttatgttatttGATAACTTTGATAGATtttccataattttcatttttaataatattttaataacttttagctaaaatttttataatatatttaatattttcatttttcattttagttatttctaaaatattttaacattttgtaCAATTTCTTAAGAATTTTTATATGAttcctaaaaatcaattaaaccctTCACTTTAACATTTTTTCACATCAATTGTCAtgtcatcaaaattttcatggcATCCGCTACATTACTCGTCACATCAATACTTAACCATCCGTTAAGAGCCTTAATAGAAATGACAATTCGAAAGGCTCAattgattattatttttaaataaagtaTCCAATTGACTACAGTTTTTAATCAAGAACTAATTAATTTTCGAATTATTTTTGAGGGACttttttaatactttaataaaaaaaattgttcatattAAACGTCACCACCAATAATCTTGGAGCTTAAGCATACTATCCCCCAACATTCCCTCATTTTCTCTAGATCAaagtttttgtttattttgttggtttaattttaaaaaattgaaaagccaagtcttttattattattttaatttatcaaaatttactCATCATATTTTATGAATATAAAATATTGCTAATTTCTACTCCATTGAATATAAATTAACAAACTTATAATCTTTTGTTGGTTTTGTGCATCTAAATTATTGAACTGACGTTTAATTATATCTATTTATTATTACGAAATTTATTAcagtaacaattatattaatttagtgaAAAGGATTGTAGGAAATATGATATTACCTATTTCTAATAATTTAATATCACTTTACAATTTTTATcgcaaaaaaaaaacttaaaaattcaatatgaaattatattaaaCTATCGAAATTGGATGATTTTCTGAAGTTAGCAGTTGATTTGCGCATTAAAactgtaaaaataaaaatggagttTTTAGAGATAGAAAGAGAAAATAGAAGAACATACATTGCTTCCCGCGTTTTCCATGCCACCCCCAATTCTCATTTCCTCATGCGTGCAAGCTATGCTCTAATCCCTTTAAATTCTAAACCAAAACAACATTCCCACCTCccaatttctctttttttttcttgcttGATTCTTCTACTGTTCTAAGTttgtttttcaagctttcaactTCACCTTAATAATTGCGTCTTGTTGTATGCCTTTGCCTTTCTTTGTTTTGAAGATAAAACCTTTTCTccctcattttttttctttccctgttAATGCCATTGTTTGGATAAGATTCCATCaatcatcttcttctttttttctatctgggttttttttttttaagcattgaCAGTGTTCAAAATCTCAATGATTTTGGTTATTTCAGTGCATATGTTCATAACCTGTTTGATATAAAGTGTGTTCGAACAGATTTAAAGCTCTGggttttgtgaaaggtgttgaatttgggtttgggttttcataatcttttgttttctttgcttAGATCTGATCTAAACAGAGCTATGGGAAATCATGGTAGCAAGAAAACATCAGAACCatcgtcatcatcatcatcattatcatcCTCATCCGCATCGACATCATCTATCAGTCTTAGCAGCAATTTGCAGTACACAACTGAATTAAGCTCCTATGAAGCAGCTTGTAAGCAAGACAAAGAGCTGCAAACATTCGACACCAATGTCCAAGCTCGAACCAATCGAGTCATCAACACGCTAGCCATGGGTGTCGAGGTTCGAGCCCTTTCGTTCGATTCGCTCAAAGAGGTAACAGGTTGTCTCTTAGAGATGAACCAAGAGGTGGTTAAAGTTATCCTGGAATGCAAGAAAGATATATGGAAGAGCCAAGAATTGTTTGAGCTAGTTGAAGAGTACTTTGAGAACAGCCTGCAAACACTCGATTTTTGCTCCGCGTTGGAGAAGTGCCTAAAACGAGCTCGGGATAGCCAGTTGTTGATCCTAATGGCGCTGCAACAATTCGAGGACGAAAGCGAGGTTAACGGCAGCAAATATCTGAAGACATTGGAAGAACTGAGGAATTTCAAGGCAGCTGGGGACCCTTTCACTGttgaattctttcaaatatttcaATCTGTTTATAGGCAACAAATAGCAATGCTTGAGAAGCTGCATCTGAGGAAGAACAAGCTTGACAAGAAGCTCAAGTGTATCCACACGTGGCGTAAGGTATCGAGCATGATATTCGTTGCCACGTTCGCCACAGTGTTGATTTGTTCGGTTGTAGCAGCCGCCATGGCTGCTCCTCCGGTGGCTGCTGCACTCGCCGCTGCAACGTCCATCCCATTGGGTTCGATGGGGAAATGGATCGATTCCCTGTGGAGGAACTACGAAAACGTGTTGAAAGGGCAAAAGGAAGTGATCACCTCAATGCAAGCAGGCACTTATGTTGCCATTAAAGACTTGGATAACATTCGGGTACTTGTGGAGCGGTTGGAGATCGAGATCGAAGCTCTGTTGCAGAACGCGGGTTTCGCGATAGAACAAGAAGAAGCCGTGAGGATCGGGATCGATGAGATCAAGAAGAAGCTAGGGGTGTTCATGAAGAATGTGGAGGATTTAGGGCAACAAGCTGATAATTGTAGCCGTGACATAAGGAGGGCAAGGACTGTTGTTCTTCAAAGGATCATAAAACATCCTAACAATTGATGTTCTATTGAGATCATTTTAAATCCTGGGAAATTTGACCTCTTTTCATGTTTGATGCTGACAATATTGACAAAAATGTTGAAAAATTTGATGAAATATTTGATTGATTTGCCACATCCTGGTTATGTATGTTTTTTCAGGTCTCACAGATTGTTGATATTTTCCATTTGGGAAATGTTTCTTTGATTCTTATGTAATTATTGaatactatttttattattttctaaatttgcTCAATtttttattcactatttgatttcattttctCGTGGTCAATTGGAAGGAGTACTAACGCTGTGGTGGTTGGGTAAAGTAGAGGGATAAAAGCGAgtgaaaaaatgaaaaatgaaaaaaaataatgagaagaaaaaaataaaagagatgtTATTTCCCGTCTGAATGCAtaaaaatcaattatttcaaattgAAAAGATGAGACGAgagaaaatgtatatattagtTCAGAATTATACATTTTTcaaatgatttattttctttccttctaaTTTTCAACTCTACCAAGTAATgaatagaaagaaaatttatgattttcatccTTCTAATTTTCTACCCTTCAATCTTCTATCATTTCAAGTTTCTTTTTTACTCTACCAAATAGAGCCTTAAAATTGACAATTGAATCAATGCTAAATGATATaaaaatcaaactcaacattaaagattaaaaattaaaccctaaaccGTTCGATTGAAtaattttagatgttaaagaatTCTCGTCATGTTCGAATTTATCCCAATTCAATTACCATCTTGAATCGGAATTGACAGTTTTcttgttaaaaaaaatcaaagtatTCACATTCGGTAATAACCCCTAACAATatcattcaaaaaaataaaataagccaCCACCACACCATATTTTATGATGGTTCGAACTTTTTGAGTTTCCTTTTCAACTCCGTTGCTTTATGCAACATATCCCCATGTACAACATAGAGAATACAACAATGTGACAGTCGGACTCGTTAAACATATGATCCACTAGCGCTATCGTATCATCAAATGAGGGATAAATGACATTTCCAGTAGCCACGAAATTTGGACCACTTGGGATGCAATTCCATgttataatctttaattacatttCCAGTTGCCACAAGATTTGGACCACCATATTTTTTTTAATCAATTATTGGTAGAAATCCAAGTTTTCAAGTTAAAAATAGAATCAGTACAAATAACACAttcgaataattataaataaaatcaaTCACTATCAAAGCACGATTAAAATGATAACcggacttaaataacactaaaatttttaaaaaaaaaatccacaCAAGATTTACACAAAACGAGATTCACTTTGGATATCATTAAAccagagaaaattctctgaagataAATAGAAACAAATGGGCGTTGATTGATGCTTCTATAAAATGTGCGAAATGGCAAACCTTATTTAGAGATTTCATACAGTTTCTGAGAATTGGAACCTAAAATTCTACTTTTACAACAAAGTTGATATCTGAAAATAGCACATACAGGCAATTTTGACGCCCCGAAGATTCTCCGTTAGGCCACAAGCTATTTAAGCTCCCGACATGAACCTTCCCATTTGGATGATGCTGGAAGTCATGTCAAATGAAGTTTTTCCGGCAAGCACTTCTTGATGCTGCTTGTGAATGAATACCTATCGAAGTTGCATAATAATAACTTGGAAGAAATTAGGTTTAAAGACTAGTTTTGACAAAGTTGAAGA contains:
- the LOC108464006 gene encoding UPF0496 protein At4g34320-like, giving the protein MGNHGSKKTSEPSSSSSSLSSSSASTSSISLSSNLQYTTELSSYEAACKQDKELQTFDTNVQARTNRVINTLAMGVEVRALSFDSLKEVTGCLLEMNQEVVKVILECKKDIWKSQELFELVEEYFENSLQTLDFCSALEKCLKRARDSQLLILMALQQFEDESEVNGSKYLKTLEELRNFKAAGDPFTVEFFQIFQSVYRQQIAMLEKLHLRKNKLDKKLKCIHTWRKVSSMIFVATFATVLICSVVAAAMAAPPVAAALAAATSIPLGSMGKWIDSLWRNYENVLKGQKEVITSMQAGTYVAIKDLDNIRVLVERLEIEIEALLQNAGFAIEQEEAVRIGIDEIKKKLGVFMKNVEDLGQQADNCSRDIRRARTVVLQRIIKHPNN